CCTTGAGCTCCCCGCGCAGTTTGTCCGCGATGTACTGGTGGAACACGCCGCGCGCGAAGCGTTCCTTGACGTTGATGTAGATGCGGCCCGGGTCCAGGGCGAAGGCGGCGGACTCGTGGGGCGCGATGGCCTGGCTGTCGAATTCGCTTGCGCCCAGCCCCTTGAGCTTGAGCAGGCCCTGCTGCATGAGCCAGACGTTGAGGTCCAGCTCGGTGGAACATTCGGTGAAGCCGTGGTCCGCCAGCACGACCAGGCGCTTGGGCTCGGGCAGGGCGTTGTAGAGCTCCAGCACGAAGCCGATGAGTTCGTCCCACTCGGCGAGCAGCTCCATGAAGGCCCCGTGCAGGGCGTGCTCCGGGTTGGCCACGGCCGGATAGAAAAAGTGGAAGATGCGGTCCGTCTCGGTGAGCACCAGCATGAAGGCGTCCCAGGCCAGGTCGGGCCAGAACAGGTCCAGGGCCTTGCGCCGGGAGCGCAGCGTGGACCGCAGCTGGGCCAGCAGATAGTCCGGGTCGGAGACGCCGCGCGTGGTGTCGGCCTCCAGCACGTAGCCCTCGCCCTCCAGGATGGAGGCCAGGAAGGGCGGATGCACCGCGCGGGCCAGGTCGTGCGCCACGAAGCCCGCCACCAGCATGCCGGGCATGGGCCGGGCCGGGTAGGCCCCGGGCAGGTTGATCACCTTGGATGTGCGGTGCTGCGCGCCCAGGCGCTCGAAGAGCGTGGGGGCCTGGATGGCGGAGGAGTCCGTGAGCGAGAGCGTGTACGTGGCCGGATCGATGCGGCTGAAGCCGAACACGCCGTGCCCGCCCGGGTTCAACCCCGTGACCACCGAGGCCCAGTTGACCGGGGACAGCTCGGGAAGCTCTGCCCGTATTGGGTGGGCATTGGGCGAGAGCGCAAGCGTCGCCAGATTGGGGAGCTTGCCGCCGGAACACAGCGAGCGCGCCAGGGAAAGAGGCAGGCCGTCCAGGCCCAACACCACCAGCCGGTTGCGTGAGTGTGACATGGGCGAACCCATATCAGCAGGAGCCCCCGGGGCCAAGACCCGTGATTGACGGCACGGTTACGGGCGGCTAGAAACAGCTTCCCTCACGATGCCCGAGTGGTGGAATTGGTAGACACAAGGGACTTAAAATCCCTCGGAGGCAACTCCTTGTCGGTTCGAGCCCGACCTCGGGTACCAAATTATATCAGCATATTATGATGGCTTTGCATTGACTCAACGGCCTGTAATTGGCCGAGGGTGTCGTTTTTGTCCCCCATCTGTCCCCCGGTTTCGGAGTATGTGGGGTGAGGTCGGATGAAAGTTGAAGTGTTCTCACACTCCTCGGACAGGAGTGTAAGATGGAGCCGAGGAAGACGGAAGGATCAGTTCCAAGGGCATGGGGAATCGTCACTTGGCTAAGTTCGAGGCGAAGGTGGCAAAGGAGCCTTGAAGGGTGAAGAAACGCTGGTCCAGTTGGCCGTGGGCTTTGATGTTCACCCGTCAGTCCTCCCACTCCAGCAATGCCTGGCTGCGACGAAATCCGTGCTGGCAGTATTCGCCGGCAATGTGGATTATAACCAACCACAACAGCTCTTCATCTCTCACTGTGCGGTGACGGAATCGCTGCGTCGTACGCGGTTGCTCCAACAGCCGGTACTTTGCGCTCCGACACGTTGAGAGCTAAACGTACGTGAGCCACGCATTGCCGACGTCTTGAACAGCCTAGAAGGTTCCCCTTGCCGCATCCTGGAGAATCAGCTTGCCCAGATTCAGATCCGCTGCGGCCTTCTTCAGTCGCGAATTCTCCCGCTCCAACGCCTCGAGCTTTTTTGCCTAGTCGACCTTCAGTCCGCTATACCCGTTACAGCAGCGGTAGAACGTCTGATCGTAGCCTCCAATAGTCCGGCATGCCTCGGGCACTGTCTTGCCTTTAGCCAAGAACATTTCGGCTTCGCGCTGCTTTGCGACGATCTGCTCAGACGCCTGTACCTTCCTGCTCATACCTTGTCCTCCCTGGCTCAGGGACTAATACAATCCCTGGCACAAGTTCAGGGGGTAGGTCAAAGGCACCAACTCTTCACGCCGTCATTTGACTTATTCTCATCGTTGCGGCTTATATTGGGCTATCATAACGCGGCTGACTTGAGAAGACGACGCCGTAACGAGGGGGAATAGAGCCATGGATCACACTGAAGTCGTGAATGAGATTGTCGCGGACTTGCCCGCATACGTCAGGAGGAGTGAGATCAGGAGGCTTACGGGTGGCCTG
The sequence above is drawn from the Fundidesulfovibrio soli genome and encodes:
- a CDS encoding alkaline phosphatase family protein; protein product: MSHSRNRLVVLGLDGLPLSLARSLCSGGKLPNLATLALSPNAHPIRAELPELSPVNWASVVTGLNPGGHGVFGFSRIDPATYTLSLTDSSAIQAPTLFERLGAQHRTSKVINLPGAYPARPMPGMLVAGFVAHDLARAVHPPFLASILEGEGYVLEADTTRGVSDPDYLLAQLRSTLRSRRKALDLFWPDLAWDAFMLVLTETDRIFHFFYPAVANPEHALHGAFMELLAEWDELIGFVLELYNALPEPKRLVVLADHGFTECSTELDLNVWLMQQGLLKLKGLGASEFDSQAIAPHESAAFALDPGRIYINVKERFARGVFHQYIADKLRGELKAALMELRVDGKPALAAVHEAHEIYSGPFVSRAPDLICEPVPGISLTGKFNRTELTGLYGRFGCHTPGDAFFYDSAGSAPETVSDAGRELFAHFGLTPEARRWP